The sequence below is a genomic window from Candidatus Acidiferrales bacterium.
AACTCCAGTACTATCCAAACGATCCAACCAAGGCGCTGATGCAATCGGTGACGCGCTCGGATATCACCAAGAAACAAGACGCCATCGACAAAAAACAGAAGGACATCGCAGCCGACAAACAGGCCATTTCCGATCTGGAAGACGCCCTTCGTCAGGCCGGTGGCGACGCGTCCTGGGCTCAAGACTAGCGAGTTGATATGGAATCAATCCTTCTGGTCGAGGACAAGCCTGAACTGCGCGCTATGCTTCGGCGCGCGCTGGAAAAGGCTGGCTACTCGATTGACGATGCCTCCGACGGAAACGCTGCGACTGAGAAAGTCCGCAAGCGCCGCTACCTGGCCGTCCTAACGGATTTAAAACTTCCGGGCGCTTCTGGTCTCGATGTCTTGCGCGAAGCGCGCCGCGCAGACCCCATGATTCCTGTAATTCTCATTACTGCGTATGGATCTGTTGAAGACGCGGTTACGGCCATGAAGGAGGGCGCTTTTGACTTTATTCAGAAACCGGTCGAACTTGAGCATCTGAAGCTACTGGTCGCGCGCGCCGCGCGCCAGCAGGATCTCCTTCGCGAAAATCTGCTTCTCCGCGAAGAATACGCCGAGCGTTACGGGTTTCCGCGAATCGTCGGAGAACATCCCTCGATGCAGGCTGCGAGCCAGATGATTCAACGCGTCGCCCCTACCGATTCCACTGTTCTTCTCCTCGGAGAAAGTGGCACGGGCAAGGAGCTGTTTGCTCGCGCCACGCACAATCTCAGCAAGCGACGTGAAGGCGCTTTTGTGGCGCTCAATTGCGCTGCGATTCCCGAAGGACTCGTGGAAAATGAATTATTCGGTCATGAACGAGGAGCCTATACGGGTGCGGGGACGCGAAAAATAGGCAAACTCGAACTGGCACACCGCGGCACGATCTTCCTGGATGAGATCGCCGAACTACCGCTCGCAGCCCAAGGGAAACTGCTCCGCGTTCTTGAGGAACGCCAATTCGAACGTGTGGGCGGAACTCAATCGATCGACATTGATGTGCGCATCGTGGTTGCGACGAACAAAAATCTTCAAGAGGCAGTAGCACAAAAAACCTTTCGCGAGGATTTATACTTCCGTGTCTCGCCGGTTCCTGTGACGATCCCCCCTTTGCGCGAGCGCGGAGATGATGTGATTTTGTTGGCCACTCATTTCTTGGAACGTTTTCGCCGCGAGTTCCACAAACCTGGATTGGAGTTTGCGGAAGCGGCACGCGCGCGGCTTCGCGGCTACCATTGGCCGGGCAATGTTCGCGAGCTTCAAAATACGATCGAGCGCGCATCCATACTCGCAAGCACGGACGAAATTGGCCCAACCGACCTCCAACTTCCTGCTCCTCGGCCAAATGCAACGGAAATGCCAGAGGGGATGCTAAACGAAGAGTTTCCCTGGGACGGCTCGCTCGAGGACGTGTCCCAGCGCGCTGTGCATCATGTCGAACGATTCAAAATTGAAACTGCCCTGCGGGAGGAGAGGTGGAATAAATCCCGTGCTGCGGAAAAACTCGGCGTTTCCTATAAGACTCTGCTACACAAAATCCGAGCATTGGGGCTCGAAAACTAACTGTCTGAAACTTCACTCATTTCCTTACCGCGGAATGCAACGCGACTATGCCGCAAGTCCAGCGTTCGAATTCCGTGTCTCGAAATTCCAGTTTTTCCATCCAATTTGCCAGCGTTTCAGGCCGTGGGAACTTTTTCACGGAATTCGGCAAGTACGTATAGGCCTCACGATTCCGCGAAATGGCACCTCCGATACGGGGCAGGACTCGCGTGAAATACAAGCGATACAGTTTCCCAAGAAATCCATTCTCAGGCTCGCAAAATTCCAAGATTCCGAGCCTTCCCCCGGGGCGCAATACGCGAGCAATTTCACGAAGGCCATTTTCGTAGTTCGTCAAATTGCGAAATCCGAACGCCGTTGTAATCAAATCGAAGCTGGCATCCCGGAATGGTAAGACGAGGGCGTCCACGGCGAGAAAAACGACATCAAGGTGAGCCGTGCGCTGTTTTTTTTTCGCGATTGCGAGCATTGGGAATGCGAAATCGGCGCCTATGAATCTTTTGCTAGAAACGCCCGCGCGCGGCCCACTTTGCTCCGCTTGACGCGTTAGAGCCAAGATCAAATCGCCCGTTCCGCAGCATAAATCGAGCACCTGTGCGTCGGGGCGAGACAAGATATCCGCAAATCGTTTGGCAGTTCGCCGCCGCCAAACCCGATCCAATGAAGCGGAAAGCAAATGGTTTAAGAAATCATATCGAGGCGCGATGCGAGTAAACATCTCGCGCACCTGCTGTCCCGCTTCGCGTTCATCACGGGAGCCCTCAGGACGGGTCCCGGGCGCAGCGTTGTGAGCCTCTGTATCCATTCCGTCACTTCCATCGCTGGTTGACCGGCTCACGCGGCTACATCCCTGCGCGCCTTCGCATAGAATCTGGGCAATTCGCGCCAGACCATTTCGACGAGCACGGCCGGCACTTCCATTCCAATGTCGGCAGCCCCGATTCGGCTCGGAATCACCCATCGCATATGCCCATGGCGGGATTTTTTATCTCTCGCCATTGCATTGAATAGCGTCGATGGCGGGATGGATGGCAGGGCCGGCAACGGCCCACACCGGGCAATCAGCGACGCGATTCTGCAGGCCGAGCGTTCGCCGATGCGATCCAGACCGGCACCGATCAAGGTCGCGCCGAGCATTCCCCATCCCACGGCTTCGCCATGCAGAAATCGCTCATATCCGGTCAAGGCTTCTAAAGCGTGACCCATGGTGTGGCCGAAATTCAAAATCTGGCGCAGGTTGCTTTCCCGTTCATCGAGCTTCACGATTCGCGCTTTTTGGCGCGCACACCTCTCGATTACGAATTCGAGCGCTCGATAGTCCTTTGCCATGATTTGTTTCATCTCGCGCTCAAGGAAATGGAAGAGTCCTGCATCTCCAATCACGCCGTACTTGATGACCTCATGTAACCCAGAACAAAATTGGCGCGCGTTCAAAGTCGTCAAAAGGGCGGGATCAGCGAGTACAGCTCTTGGTTGGTGAAACGCACCAATCAGATTCTTGCCTTCCGGCAGGTCGACGCCGGTTTTTCCGCCGATTGCGCTATCAACTTGGGCCACGAGCGTCGTCGGGACATGCACGATGCGCACACCTCGCATGTAGCTTGCCGCGACAAAGCCGGCCACATCACCTACAACACCACCACCGATGGCCACGAGCACGGCCTGTCGGTCTGCACTACTCTTTGCAAGTTTCCGGCATATACCCTGGACGGTCGCGAGCGTTTTTGCGATTTCTCTGTCATCAAACAAAATCACGCAGTTTCCAGGCACGCGCCCCAATCGCCGTTGAACCTCGCGACCCCAAAGCCCCCAAACACGGGGTGACGACAACAAAAACACCCGACCACCGCAGCGCAAATCTTCGACAGTATCCCTAAGCCGGGAGAGCGCACCATGGCCGACAATCATTGGATAGCTTGCTGAAGTGGTGCGAACAGAAATTGTTTTCACTTGGAGAATTTTGTCTCGAGCTCGCCGACTGTAGCCAGCACAACGTGTCCAACAATCGCCAGGCTTTTTGGACTGATCTTGTCTATCGTATCTTGGGTCGTGTGCCAATACCCTTCATTCTGATAATCAGTGAGGTCAATCAGGTCAACGGAGGGTATTTTCAAAGCCAAGAATGGGTCGTGGTCATCGTCGACGGCATCCGCTTGCGAAATAAACACGTCCTTGTACCCCAGTTTTGCAGCCGCGGACCATATCAGATCCGTGAGCCATGGCGTGGATGTGGTCTCTTTGGAAATATGCAGCCCTCTCTGTCCCACCATATCCACCAAGATGACAGCCTTGACGTCTTTCACCTCTCCCGTCAGCTCAAGATTGGCCGCCATTTGACGACTTCCATATGTGTGGTCGTCATCGCCCCAATCCGGATTCACTGCCTCTTCGCCATCGAGGAAAGCCATCCAAATCGCAACCTGCTGTTTTTTGCCACACAAGAGATGCGCCGCTTCAAGCATCAATCCCGTTGACGAACCGCCATCATCCGCGCCGACAAAGTCTTGTAAGCGTTTCGTGTCGTAATGCGTGAGGAGCAGGATTATGCCTTTCCCTTCGCCCGGGACCTTGGCAAAAATGTTTTTCATCGCGATTGTCCCGACCGGCGTCTGCGCATGAAAAGGATCGTCGGAGACATCGCAGCCATCTGACTTCAGCTGCTTTTCGATGTAATTCTGCGTCAACTGAATCGCAGCAGATCCCGAAGGACGCGGCCCGAAGCTGACGAGCTTCGCCGTATACTCATAAGCCTTCTGGCCATCGAAACCTCCCGTCTGTTGCGCGGGCGGCGCCTGATCGTTTGCGTCAATTACAGGCGCGGCGACGGCGGAAGCACTGGATGACATTGCGCTAGTTTTGTTCCCACTACCGCCGCATCCGGCAGTACAGGCCAGCGCCAGAATTGTCATCATACAGAGTCGAATCCTACTGCGCATATCAGCTCACTCCCTGACGCACCAGGTCGCGTTGACGCTTCCTGCGAAACACCATATAGGAAACCCCGATGCCAACAAAATACAAACCAATCATCGGCGTCATGAAAATGAGCATCGTCGTCATATCAGGAGTCGGCGTAACAAAGGCAGCGATAATCGTGATGATCAGAATAGCGTAACGGAAGTTCCTCCAGAGCCATTGTGGCGTCACAATGCCAAAAATGGAAAGCACAAAAATGAGCACGGGGAGCTCAAAAATTGCACCCAAGCCGACCATAACAATCAAGATCAAGTCAAAATATTCGCTGATGCTGATTAATGGCTGAAACGGACCTTGGGGCCCCTGAAATGTGATCAGGAATTTGAGGACAAACGGCAGCACGATGAAATACGCAAAAGCCACGCCGCAAAGAAACAGAAAGACCGACGAAAAAATAAACGAAAGGACGGCCTTGCGTTCATGCTTGTATAACCCCGGCGCAATAAAAAGCCATATCTGATGGAGCACCACCGGCAGCGCAAGGATAAGGCCAAGATAAAAACCCACCTTGATCAAAAGATTCACATACTCGGCAGGACCCGTGAAAATCAGCTTGTCAGGAAAGTGAGCTTGCTGCAGTGCAACAACCATCGGCTTTGCAACATAGTTGATCACCCATTTCGCAACCGAAAAACCAATCACGAAGCCGATGCCGATCGCGATGGCGGAGTTAAGCAGGCGCTTACGGAGGTCTGTCAGATGCTCAAAGAGAGACATCCGCTCAGAGTCTTCATTGCTGGACTGGCCGGGTTGCGCGGCTCCCGGCTGGCTAGGAGTCGCCATGGTCCGCCTTATGGATCATCGCCTCGTTATTCGATTGGTCTGGTGAACTGGAAGTCTGGGAGGTTTGCTCATGCGCAGATTCCTGTGCCGGCGGAAGAATTTTGTTTTCAACGAGGGGTTCGGCTGGCGATTCGGGCAAGGCAGGAGATGCTTGTTGAACCGCAGCGGATGAGGCGGCGGTCTGCTGTTTCTTGGTCTCAGACACGCGGGCTTCACGCTCAAGCTCTCTCATGTGCTCTTCGAAGCCGGCGCGAAGGTCTCCCGTCGCTCGCTTAAACTCGGCCATCACCTTGCCAAAATTGCGCGCTAGTTCGGGCAGTTTTTCCGGGCCGAATACGATCAGAGCGACGATAAAAATGACTATAAGATGGGGTAGGCTCAACATTTTTTGTGCGCAAAACCCTTCTTTTGCATCATAGAAGAGGCTGCCGGGTGTGTCAAACCGCCCGGAAATGTATGCTATACTTCGCTGTGCCCCGATGGGGGCGTGAAACGAGGCTCGGATGCATTCATCAAAACGCGGCGGCATTCTGCTGGCCACCATCCTAATTATCGCCGCGATTTTGGGCGGATTATGCGGGCCTCCTCTCAAGGCCACTGCTGCTGATGCTAACGACCTGCAGGATTCCGTCGAGTCTTTCGCCCGAGTGGTTTCCATCGTTCAGCAGAACTATGCCGAACCTGTTGACACAGATACTCTTGTATTCGACGGTGCAATTCCCGGCATGTTGCATGTCCTCGATCCGCACTCCTACTTTTTCGACCCGAAAGCCTGGGCTCTCCAGATGGAAGTTCAGCGCGGCAATTATTATGGCGTGGGCATGCGTGTATTCCAGAACGCTTTGAATCAAACCGAAGTCCTTTCCCCTTTTCCTGGTTCTCCGGCAGACAGGGCAGGAATCAAGGCCGGAGACATTATTCAGGAAGTGGATGGTAAGGATTGCTCTGAGCTCAACACTACTCAGGTTGCCGACCTACTCAAGGGACCCAAAGGAACCGTGGTCACCATCGCACTGAACCGTGAGGGATATTCCAAGCCCATTGCTGTAAATGTGATGCGCGATGAAATTCCGCAATCCGCAGTTCAGTACTCGGCGCTGCTGAGGCCTGGCATCGGCTATGCTCATGTTACCGGATTCAGCTCTGAAACAACCGACTCCGATCTCGCGGCGGCGATGAAGAAACTCGACTACTCGCATCTGGATGGCTTCATTTTGGACCTCCGAGACAACCCCGGAGGCCTGTTGATGCAAGCTATCGGAATGGCGGACATGTTCCTGTCGAAGGACCAGCTTGTGGTCTCGCAAAAGGGCCGTGCGTCACCTGAGCGTCGCTACTATGCACTGCGCGGGAACGACGGGCGCGAGATCCCGGTCGTTGTGCTTATCAATGGCGGGAGCGCTTCGGCGTCTGAAATTGTTGCCGGATCATTGCAGGATCACGACCGCGCCCTGATTGCCGGCGAGCGCAGTTTCGGTAAAGGCCTTGTGCAGACGCAGATGCCTTTGGCTGACGGAACTGCCCTCCTGCTGACAACCGCGCGTTATTACACGCCGACGGGGCGGCTGATACAGCGTGACTACAAGAACGTCACTCTTTATGATTACGAATTCAACCGTCAGCCAAATAAGGAACCCGAAGTCAAGCTGACGGACAGCGGCCGCAAAGTTTACGGTGGCGGCGGGATTACACCAGACGTAGCGGATCCCGCGCCAATGTACAACCCCTTCCAGACGCTTTTGCTGGCTCGCGGTGTGTTTTTTCCCACGAATGAGGGCGTTGGAAACTTCACACGCTACTTCATGGGGACTCGCCCTACAGTCACCAAGGATTTCACGGTCGACGACGCGGTCGTGAAGCAGTTCTATGGCTATCTCGATCAGCAGCACATCAGCTACACACCCGACGAGGTTAAAGCCAACGAGGATTGGATCCGACTTCACATCCAGCGCGAAGCCTTGACGTACGCGCTTGGTTTACCAGCGGGCTTCAAGGTTTCCGTTGATAACGATCCGCAGATCGAGAAGGCGATCGAGCTAATCCCTCAGGCGAAGGCGCTTTACGACAATGCGAAAAAAATTGTCGCTGAACGCCAAGCTTCGGAACTCGGCCAGCCGCAATAAACCGAACGCGCCTGCTGGTCCTCATTACCAGATCTGTACGAGATCTC
It includes:
- a CDS encoding twin-arginine translocase TatA/TatE family subunit; translated protein: MPPRFDECIRASFHAPIGAQRSIAYISGRFDTPGSLFYDAKEGFCAQKMLSLPHLIVIFIVALIVFGPEKLPELARNFGKVMAEFKRATGDLRAGFEEHMRELEREARVSETKKQQTAASSAAVQQASPALPESPAEPLVENKILPPAQESAHEQTSQTSSSPDQSNNEAMIHKADHGDS
- a CDS encoding M28 family peptidase, which encodes MSSSASAVAAPVIDANDQAPPAQQTGGFDGQKAYEYTAKLVSFGPRPSGSAAIQLTQNYIEKQLKSDGCDVSDDPFHAQTPVGTIAMKNIFAKVPGEGKGIILLLTHYDTKRLQDFVGADDGGSSTGLMLEAAHLLCGKKQQVAIWMAFLDGEEAVNPDWGDDDHTYGSRQMAANLELTGEVKDVKAVILVDMVGQRGLHISKETTSTPWLTDLIWSAAAKLGYKDVFISQADAVDDDHDPFLALKIPSVDLIDLTDYQNEGYWHTTQDTIDKISPKSLAIVGHVVLATVGELETKFSK
- the aroB gene encoding 3-dehydroquinate synthase; translation: MIVGHGALSRLRDTVEDLRCGGRVFLLSSPRVWGLWGREVQRRLGRVPGNCVILFDDREIAKTLATVQGICRKLAKSSADRQAVLVAIGGGVVGDVAGFVAASYMRGVRIVHVPTTLVAQVDSAIGGKTGVDLPEGKNLIGAFHQPRAVLADPALLTTLNARQFCSGLHEVIKYGVIGDAGLFHFLEREMKQIMAKDYRALEFVIERCARQKARIVKLDERESNLRQILNFGHTMGHALEALTGYERFLHGEAVGWGMLGATLIGAGLDRIGERSACRIASLIARCGPLPALPSIPPSTLFNAMARDKKSRHGHMRWVIPSRIGAADIGMEVPAVLVEMVWRELPRFYAKARRDVAA
- a CDS encoding S41 family peptidase encodes the protein MHSSKRGGILLATILIIAAILGGLCGPPLKATAADANDLQDSVESFARVVSIVQQNYAEPVDTDTLVFDGAIPGMLHVLDPHSYFFDPKAWALQMEVQRGNYYGVGMRVFQNALNQTEVLSPFPGSPADRAGIKAGDIIQEVDGKDCSELNTTQVADLLKGPKGTVVTIALNREGYSKPIAVNVMRDEIPQSAVQYSALLRPGIGYAHVTGFSSETTDSDLAAAMKKLDYSHLDGFILDLRDNPGGLLMQAIGMADMFLSKDQLVVSQKGRASPERRYYALRGNDGREIPVVVLINGGSASASEIVAGSLQDHDRALIAGERSFGKGLVQTQMPLADGTALLLTTARYYTPTGRLIQRDYKNVTLYDYEFNRQPNKEPEVKLTDSGRKVYGGGGITPDVADPAPMYNPFQTLLLARGVFFPTNEGVGNFTRYFMGTRPTVTKDFTVDDAVVKQFYGYLDQQHISYTPDEVKANEDWIRLHIQREALTYALGLPAGFKVSVDNDPQIEKAIELIPQAKALYDNAKKIVAERQASELGQPQ
- the tatC gene encoding twin-arginine translocase subunit TatC, with protein sequence MATPSQPGAAQPGQSSNEDSERMSLFEHLTDLRKRLLNSAIAIGIGFVIGFSVAKWVINYVAKPMVVALQQAHFPDKLIFTGPAEYVNLLIKVGFYLGLILALPVVLHQIWLFIAPGLYKHERKAVLSFIFSSVFLFLCGVAFAYFIVLPFVLKFLITFQGPQGPFQPLISISEYFDLILIVMVGLGAIFELPVLIFVLSIFGIVTPQWLWRNFRYAILIITIIAAFVTPTPDMTTMLIFMTPMIGLYFVGIGVSYMVFRRKRQRDLVRQGVS
- the ubiE gene encoding bifunctional demethylmenaquinone methyltransferase/2-methoxy-6-polyprenyl-1,4-benzoquinol methylase UbiE, which codes for MDTEAHNAAPGTRPEGSRDEREAGQQVREMFTRIAPRYDFLNHLLSASLDRVWRRRTAKRFADILSRPDAQVLDLCCGTGDLILALTRQAEQSGPRAGVSSKRFIGADFAFPMLAIAKKKQRTAHLDVVFLAVDALVLPFRDASFDLITTAFGFRNLTNYENGLREIARVLRPGGRLGILEFCEPENGFLGKLYRLYFTRVLPRIGGAISRNREAYTYLPNSVKKFPRPETLANWMEKLEFRDTEFERWTCGIVALHSAVRK
- a CDS encoding sigma-54 dependent transcriptional regulator, with protein sequence MESILLVEDKPELRAMLRRALEKAGYSIDDASDGNAATEKVRKRRYLAVLTDLKLPGASGLDVLREARRADPMIPVILITAYGSVEDAVTAMKEGAFDFIQKPVELEHLKLLVARAARQQDLLRENLLLREEYAERYGFPRIVGEHPSMQAASQMIQRVAPTDSTVLLLGESGTGKELFARATHNLSKRREGAFVALNCAAIPEGLVENELFGHERGAYTGAGTRKIGKLELAHRGTIFLDEIAELPLAAQGKLLRVLEERQFERVGGTQSIDIDVRIVVATNKNLQEAVAQKTFREDLYFRVSPVPVTIPPLRERGDDVILLATHFLERFRREFHKPGLEFAEAARARLRGYHWPGNVRELQNTIERASILASTDEIGPTDLQLPAPRPNATEMPEGMLNEEFPWDGSLEDVSQRAVHHVERFKIETALREERWNKSRAAEKLGVSYKTLLHKIRALGLEN